In one Oryza glaberrima chromosome 2, OglaRS2, whole genome shotgun sequence genomic region, the following are encoded:
- the LOC127764680 gene encoding uncharacterized protein LOC127764680 — translation MATSRREPDARNNRTIRAMSTGIKPTDPAKGLRRARSVPSSPDRKLSPSHDASSSNAYRPSSSFSTRTGTSRSTFGSASSSIHSSKAPQTSSSTTTAKPANTTKGKADKSGGSSVWPPALTARNRSSKDMNRTAKSSSAMQKSNLSSRPGVDKMAASSAKQRTQKATPGALAGGKTQAVPSVRAPGTTTKKTMGVANSVPSIQRTSIPSRPIEAPKVNEQEVELLMEFDEMESISTPSIEEHLQERLPDPVELKQVDVIAYLLFGDNPSERASNQHEDKNEEVVELISEEKHQVPDNNSFNGRDNADIGINSKVQAVKEAIDNSELKEAANETELKEAVDETELNEVVSESELYKDVNTTKYTEDALEPMLIEKEEAEENVEMVVPPKKTLKPVQGWSKDDGKSNEMKEEGRSKPTEERKSKVMALIGRFETAMSG, via the coding sequence ATGGCAACATCAAGGAGGGAACCTGATGCTAGGAACAACAGGACCATCCGGGCTATGTCCACAGGAATCAAACCCACTGATCCTGCAAAGGGGCTTCGACGAGCGAGGTCTGTCCCAAGCTCTCCCGATCGCAAATTATCCCCATCCCATGATGCAAGCTCATCCAACGCCTATCGGCCTTCATCATCGTTCAGCACCCGCACGGGAACATCCCGGTCGACATTTGGCTCAGCTTCTTCATCCATTCACAGCAGCAAGGCACCGCAGACTTCATCGTCCACGACTACTGCAAAGCCAGCCAACACAACGAAAGGAAAAGCTGACAAGTCTGGTGGCTCATCCGTGTGGCCTCCAGCCCTTACAGCACGTAACCGTTCATCTAAGGATATGAACAGGACAGCAAAATCATCATCCGCTATGCAAAAGAGTAACCTCTCTTCAAGGCCAGGTGTTGATAAGATGGCAGCATCATCTGCAAAGCAGAGAACACAGAAAGCAACCCCAGGAGCTCTGGCAGGTGGAAAAACTCAAGCTGTGCCTTCGGTTCGTGCTCCTGGCACAACAACGAAGAAAACAATGGGGGTAGCAAATTCTGTTCCTTCTATCCAGAGAACAAGTATACCATCAAGACCGATAGAGGCACCCAAAGTCAATGAGCAAGAAGTTGAGTTGTTAATGGAATTTGATGAGATGGAAAGCATAAGCACGCCTTCCATAGAGGAACACTTGCAAGAACGGCTCCCTGACCCTGTCGAGCTGAAACAGGTTGATGTCATTGCGTATTTACTATTTGGAGATAATCCAAGTGAGCGAGCCTCTAACCAACATGAAGACAAAAATGAAGAAGTTGTAGAGCTTATTTCAGAAGAGAAACATCAAGTGCCAGACAACAACAGTTTTAACGGCAGGGATAATGCTGATATTGGCATCAATAGCAAAGTACAGGCCGTGAAGGAAGCCATTGATAACAGTGAGTTGAAGGAGGCTGCCAATGAAACAGAGTTAAAAGAAGCTGTCGATGAAACCGAACTAAATGAAGTTGTCAGTGAATCTGAGTTATACAAAGATGTCAATACAACGAAGTATACAGAAGATGCCCTTGAACCTATGCTAATAGAAAAGGAAGAGGCTGAAGAAAATGTGGAGATGGTAGTGCCACCAAAGAAGACACTAAAGCCAGTTCAGGGATGGAGCAAGGATGATGGAAAGAGCAATGAAATGAAAGAGGAGGGTAGGAGCAAACCTACAGAGGAGAGAAAGAGCAAGGTCATGGCCTTGATAGGGAGATTTGAGACGGCCATGTCAGGTTGA
- the LOC127764678 gene encoding uncharacterized protein LOC127764678 translates to MPPFPASLILPSPAMGAPPPPARPGRRSRSRAVARGPGPPLPSKNRIIPGRPSRLWLDRCLRALFVAALALSLSLSPPPPSLLLPAAPARAASSPVGERRRNPEAPPYPCEDVGRYYAGLDGLAGDELMAKLRAVVSPHAALRYKDVWEALKILDAADAPKPEASLDVIEIYSQRAVPKNLAGKPDGWNREHLWPRSYGLTYGPSLTDLHNIRPADVNVNSSRGNKYYGHCAATSVRCMRPANHEAAPDTETDSERWAPPLKVRGDVSRALMYMAVSYGSDQKDGAPHLELSDSPSIQSRKMGLLSALLKWNELDPPSRSEQLRNNRVCSLYQHNRNPFVDHPEYANLIWGNSLGESSSSVRTFPEAWVNEFHYENKGKDENEFVELAVRTSLDAKDLTLILYNGANGRMYNSLNLDEKDGFSVAESSSSSSYLIYTAFITLQNGPADGIALVYKNGNRKEVLDFLSYEGSMRALDGPAKGMVSVDMMLKETDESSQQDSLGLTGNKIGDFAWRKLEGYATPGKLNVGQMF, encoded by the exons ATGCCTCCCTTCCCCGCCTCCCtcatcctcccctctcccgccaTGGgagcacctccgccgccggcaagaCCCGggcgccgctcccgctcccgcgccgtggcCCGCGGCCCAGGCCCACCCCTCCCCAGCAAGAACCGCATCATCCCCGGGCGGCCCTCCCGCCTGTGGCTGGACCGGTGCCTCCGCGCGCTCTtcgtcgccgcgctcgcgctcTCTCTGTCGctgtctcctccgccgccgtcgctcctccTCCCTGCTGCCCCTGCCCGTGCTGCCTCCTCCCCCGTCGGCGAGCGTCGTCGGAATCCGGAAGCGCCGCCGTACCCCTGCGAAGATGTAGGGAGGTATTACGCGGGCCTagacggcctcgccggcgacgagctcatGGCGAAGCTCCGCGCCGTCGTTTCGCCTCACGCCGCGCTGCGTTATAAGGAT GTGTGGGAGGCACTCAAGATTCTTGATGCAGCTGATGCACCCAAACCAGAGGCGTCCCTTGACGT GATTGAGATATACTCGCAGAGAGCTGTGCCGAAGAACTTGGCAGGCAAGCCGGACGGATGGAACA GAGAACACCTATGGCCTCGATCATATGGCTTAACATATGGGCCTTCGCTGACTGATCTGCACAATATTCgccctgcagatgtcaatg TAAACTCATCAAGGGGAAACAAGTATTATGGACATTGTGCTGCCACATCAGTAAGATGTATGAGACCTGCAAATCATGAAGCTGCACCTGACACAGAGACAGATAGTGAAAGATGGGCACCTCCTTTAAAG GTGCGTGGAGATGTATCTAGGGCCCTGATGTACATGGCAGTAAGCTATGGATCTGACCAGAAAGATGGAGCACCACATTTGGAACTTTCTGATTCACCAAGTATTC AAAGCAGAAAAATGGGTCTCCTATCAGCTCTCCTAAAGTGGAATGAACTTGATCCGCCATCAAGATCAGAGCAGCTTAGGAACAATCGAGTTTGCAGCCTGTACCAGCATAATCGAAACCCTTTCGTTGACCATCCAGAATATGCAAATCTGATATGGGGGAATTCCCTTGGTGAGAGTTCAAGTTCGGTCAGAACATTTCCAGAGGCTTGGGTAAATGAGTTCCACTATGAAAACAAAGGCAAAGATGAGAATGAG tttgtTGAGTTAGCGGTACGCACGTCATTAGATGCAAAAGATCTTACGCTCATACTGTATAATGGAGCAAACGGGCGAATGTACAATTCTCTGAATCTAGATGAAAAGGATGGCTTCAGTGTTGCTGAAAGCAGTTCTAGTTCTAGTTATTTGATCTACACAGCATTCATCACTCTCCAAAATGGACCTGCTGATGGCATAGCTCTTGTCTATAAAAATGGAAACAGAAAAGAAGTCTTGGATTTTCTCTCCTATGAAGGTAGTATGAGAGCACTGGATGGACCAGCCAAGGGCATGGTCTCTGTAGACATGATGCTCAAGGAGACAGACGAGTCATCTCAACAAGATTCGTTGGGACTTACCGGGAACAAGATTGGCGACTTTGCATGGAGAAAGCTAGAAGGTTATGCAACCCCTGGAAAGTTGAATGTCGGGCAGATGTTTTAG